The Rhodothermales bacterium sequence CGGCTACGATGCACGGACCCGTTCGCCAGCTTGCGGACAGTATCCTGAACAAGCCTCAGTTCATCGAGATCGGACAGCGCCGCAACCCGGCCGACACCGTCGAACAGGCCGCCAGCCTGATCGACGAGGCGTCCAAAATCGACCTGCTCTTCCACGTGCTCGAAACCGACAACGTGAACAACGTCATCGTGTTCACACGCACGAAACATCGGGCCGACCGCATCACGCGCCGGCTCAACATCGAAGGCTACTCGGCCGTCGCGATCCACTCCAACCGAAGCCAGGCCCAGCGCCAGAAAGCGCTGGAGGGCTTTAAAAAGAGCCGTTATCGCGTCCTGGTTGCTACCGACATTGCCGCGCGCGGCATCGATGTGGACGGGATTTCGCACGTGATCAACTACGACACGCCGAACCTACCCGAGAGCTACATCCACCGGATCGGCCGCACCGGCCGCGCCGAGGCCACCGGCCGCGCCATCACGTTTGTGACGCGGGACGAACTGGACTACCTGCGCCAGATCGAATCCTACACCGGCCACAAGATCGAACGCGTGGCGTATGCCCCGTTCGCCGACCGCCACTTCGAGGAACCCCGTCGCTCCGAGCACAGCCATGCCCCGGAACGCGGCGCGCGGAATCACCAGAAACCGAGCGGCAATCGGCGTCGGCCGGAAGCAAGGGGGCAACGGAGGTAATGGATTAGCGATTCGTGATTAAGGATAAGCGATTAGCGATGGGGATTGAGTTCGTTCAATCCTTGATCGCTAATCGCTTATTCGTTTATTCGCTAATCATCCTCCCCGCAGGCTGCTCATAATCCGCTTCACAGCGTCCCGTTTCACCCGATCCGGGGCCATGCCGGGCGGGAAACGGTGGTGCAGCAGGCTGTAGACGACCCCATTCAGCATCGCGAAACACGCCGCGCAGGTGACACCCGCGTCCTCCACGGACGCCAGTCCCTGCGCGGCGCTTTCGCGTAAGGCCTCTGCCGCCAGATCGTGTCCCGGCATCATCGGGTACCCCCGAGCCGGTCC is a genomic window containing:
- a CDS encoding DEAD/DEAH box helicase, coding for MTFDQLNLSQDVLRGVQASGYTTPTPIQQAAIPVILAGDDLIGCAQTGTGKTAAFVLPILDRLLAGPRPQGPRRVRVLVVTPTRELALQVDEAVRTYGKFTPFRSLPIYGGVGMQPQFMGLRKGADIVVATPGRLLDHLERGSISLAHVEALILDEADRMLDMGFINDVRKIVAATPKKRQTLLFSATMHGPVRQLADSILNKPQFIEIGQRRNPADTVEQAASLIDEASKIDLLFHVLETDNVNNVIVFTRTKHRADRITRRLNIEGYSAVAIHSNRSQAQRQKALEGFKKSRYRVLVATDIAARGIDVDGISHVINYDTPNLPESYIHRIGRTGRAEATGRAITFVTRDELDYLRQIESYTGHKIERVAYAPFADRHFEEPRRSEHSHAPERGARNHQKPSGNRRRPEARGQRR